In Mycobacterium branderi, the DNA window GCTCTTGCATCGCCGCAGGAAATCGGCGCCGTAGAGCCGGTTGTGCTGAGCCGGTTCGGCGCCTTCGTCGGTACAGTCGAGCACCACGATGTCGTAGGGCTCGACGGTTTCCGCGACGAAGTCCCACCCGTCGCGGTAATGCATTTTGATCGGGCCGAGTCCGCGTTCGGCGCGCGACAACTCCGGCACGGTATATCCGTAGGGCAGATGCTCCGCGCACAGCCGCACCACCTCGCGATCGATGTCGACGTGATCGACATGGGTCGCGCCGGCGGCGACCGCGAGCTGGCTCACCACTCCTTCCCCTGAGCCGATGACCAGGACCCGTTGGAGCTGGGGTGCCAGCAGCAGCGCCGGCACCAGCAATGCCTCGTGATAGACGAGCTGGCTGACCTCGGTGCTTTGGCAGGCTCCGTCGATGAACAGCCCGATGCCCTGCGCTGTCTTGCCGATCATGACGTGCTGGAACTCGGTGTGCCGCTCGCACATGACGTCGGACAGTTGCCAATAGTGGGACAGGCCCGGCGCGATCGGGTCGAGCATCTGCTTGCCTGCACCACGAAATACCGTGCGGACGTTCGTCTTTGACGCGCCGACTCCCTGACCCAGCAATGCCACCGCACGTTCAGCGTCGGCGGTATCGCCGCAAGTGAAAACGTCGACGAACATTGCGCCGTACTCCGGATAGCTGTGAATCGACGCGTGTGATTCGGCAAGCAGCGCCAATATCGTCACCCCGTGAGGTTCAAAGCGCTTGTCGATCATGCCGCACACCGTGGCTCCGGAGCTCGTGAGGGCACCGGCCAGGATGTCGCGAAGCCGATCGGCATCGTCGGCGAGCGCTGGCTCGACCCCGCTGAATTCGGCCAGCACGTGGCGGCCGGCGAAGTGGCTACCCGGCCAGGTCTGCATCGGCCACTTCACACATCCTGGCGAGCGTCTCAGGCATCGCCGCAGACTACAGCGATCTGCCTGGTCACCGCCACAGCCGACACCTTGGAATTAGCTGCGTAATCGGCCGATTCGGCCATGTCGTCAGCGACCCAGGAGGCGGTCCTTTTGTCTGGTGAACTCCTCGTCGCTGAGCCTGCCCTCGTCGCGCAACCGGGCGAGCTGGCGTATGCGCGCCGCAATCCCGGTAACCACCGTTCGCGAATTTCGTTGCCCCGCCGAACCATTGCCGGCATTCGTTGCGGAGCAAGCCGTTGCCCGTTGACCGGTGGTCGTTTGGTCACCGCGCCCTTCCCGGCCGGTATCGGCGCCCAGCGTGTTGCCCATGGCCGGCCCCATCATCGCCGCCAGCCCCATCTGGCTGGTGCTGGAGCCGAATTTGACCGTGTCCGCCATCGCTGCTGCGGCGGTAGGGGTTTCGGGTAAGGGGGAAATCAGCGCGACCGGACGTAGCGCCGGTGCCTCGATAGTCCATGTCGGCGGCACGGATAACGCCCCGACTGCATTCGCCTGACCCAAACTCGCCGACATGGCCCGCGCGGACGTCGCGATAGGACCCGGGTTGGTGATGATCGCCGGGAACTCTTGTGGAGGCACCTGCGCTGTTCCCGGCCACGGCTCCACCCCGGCCCACCCGCTGACGTCGTCGTCGGTGTGCAGACCGGCCACGGTACCGACATAGTCGATGGGAAGGCTCACGGGCCCCGACAGGGTATCCAGCGGGAGCACACCGAACAAAAAGGTCGCGTTGGCGGGGCCGGTGAGAAAGACCGTGATGAGGTCGCTCAAAGTCCCCAGCGGGTCCGCGGGGTCCGCGGCGGCCGCCGGTGCGGCGGAGAACACTTGCGGCACAGTCGATACCGTGCTCTGCACGTTACCGGCATGAGTGCCGGCAGCCCGGCCGACTGCGACGGCTTGGGCGGCCGCCCCGCCCGGGTCGGTGTTCTGGCGGGGCGGGCGAAACGGTGTCAGCGCACTTGCCGATGCCGACGAACCCGCATAGCCGTACATTGCCGCGGCGTCCTGGGCCCACATTTCGGCATATTGGGCCTCGGTGGCCGCGATCGCCGGCGTGTTCTGCCCGAAGAAGTTCGTCGCCACCAGCGTCATCAGCAGGGTGCGGTTGGCGGCGATCACCGGCGGCGGCACCGTCATTGCGAACGCCGCCTCGTAGGCGGCAACTGCGGCGTTTGCTTGGGCCGCGGTCTGCTCAGCCTGTGCGGCGGTGGCGCCCAGCCATGTCACATAGGAAGCGGCCGCCGCCGCCATCGACGCCGAGGACGGACCCGACCACGGCCCGGCGGTCAGCCCTGCCACGACCGATTGATACGACGCGGCGGCGGTGTACAGCTCTTCGGCGAGTACATCCCAGGCACGTGCAGCGGCCAGCATCGGCCCGGCTCCCGGACCAGCATACATCCGGCCGGAGTTGATCTCCGGCGGATAAATCCCGAAATCCATTCCTGCCTCGTTTGGAAAGAACCGGCGGCCGCGTCGAAATGTGGTCTGAAATTTCAGCGCCCGAGCAGACGGTTTTTCTGTTCGGTGTATTCCTCGTCGGTCAGAATTCCCTCGTCGCGAAGTTTGGCGAATTCGCGTAGCTCGGCCGCGACGCCCGTCACCACGGTCCGGGGCTTGCTCTCCGATGCATCGGCGTCGATCACCGACCCCTCGCCCGAGCCCGCCGCGTCGGGGGGAGCCGGCTCGCGTGTGCCGCTGGTCTTGCCGCGGGTGCCGCCGGTGCCCAGCGTGCCGGCCATGGCTCGCCCGGCCATGCCTGCCAGCGCCATCTCACCGAGCGTGCTGCCCGAGCCAACCTCCGCGGCGGCCGCTGCGGGGATGGCGCCCACGCCGGCTTCCGGCAGCGCCGGCAACGTCACCGCCACGGGGCGTACTGCCGGCGTGGCGATGGTCCACGTCGGCGGTACAGACAACGCCCCAACGGTGTTGGCCTCACCCAGAGCCGCCGACGCGGCCGCCGCCGGGGCTGTTCCCGCAGGCGCGACGGGGCCGGTGATGATGCCTTTGAATTCGGTGGGAGGCCTCTCCCCGGTTCCCGGCCAGGGCTCTTGTCCGGCCCAGCCGCTGACGATCTCGTCGGTGTGTAAACCGGTCCCCGCGCCGATGATGCTCAAGGGAAGGGACACGACGCCCACCGTGCCGAGCGGTATGTCAGCAAAGAAGGTGGCGAGTGCGGCCGGTGCGTCGAGAAAGATACTGATCAGGTCGCTCAGCGTGCCCAGCGGGTCCGCAGGGGCGGCCGCCGGCGCGGCTAGGCTTTGCAGCGTGCCGGGCACTGCGGAAAACGCTTGCGGCACCGACGAAACGGTGCTTTGTACGTTGCCGGCCGACGTGCCCGCGGCATGAGCGACGGCGGCGGCTTGGCGCCCCGACGAGCCGGGGCTGGTGGTCTGCGGTGGATCGGTGAAGGGCGTCAGCGCTGTCGCGGACGCCGACGAACCCGCGTACCCGTACATCGCCGCGGCGTCCTGCGCCCACATCTCGGCGTACTGGGCCTCGGTGGCCGCGATCGCCGCGGTGTACTGCCCGAACACGTTCTTCGCCACCAGCGTCATCAGCCGGCTGCGGTTTGCCGCGATCAGTTGCGGCGGCACCGTCGATACATACGCCTCCTGGTAGGCGGCGACCGCCGCCTTGGCTTGTACGGCCGTCTCCTCGGCCTGCGCGGCGGTGGTCTGCAACCAGGTCACGTACGGGGCGGCTGCGGCTGCCATCGCAGCCGACGAAGGTCCAGACCATGGGCCGGCGGTCAATGCCGATATCACGGATCGATATGAACTGGCCGCCGAAGACAACTCGGCGGCCAGCGCATTCCAGGCCGTCGCAGCGGCCTGCAGCGATTTCGGCCCGGGGCCGGCATACATCCGGCCGGAATTGATCTCCGGCGGCAACATTGCGAAATCCATTGCGCACCAACTAATTAGCGTTGATTGTCGAGAGCTGCCGGTGAATGGTCACCAACAATAACAACGGGCTGCCTTTCCTCGATCCATTATCGGTGGGTGAATAAGGCTCCACGCGATCGTAACGGTTTTTTAACGCGACATTTTCCTGATCAACAGGAACGTCTCAGGGGGTCGGCAGGCAAGCCATTTACCGGCGGCTGGTTTCGAGTTCCTCGTCCTTGCGGGGGCGATTCTCGCCGGCACCCGTGCCTGCGGCGGGCGGTGGGGGCGGCTGGCCTTTGCGCAAGGTGGCCAGCAATTCGCGGTAGGGGCCCACAAGGTACACCGTGTCGCCGGCCCGAAGCCGCGCATCGCGGCGCGGGTGCAGAGTGACGGACTCGTCCGGCCGGGTGATCGCGATGACGCGGGTTTGGGTGGACATTTCGAACATCTGCAGACCGTCGAGCTCACTGCCCGCCGCGACGTGCATTCCGCCGACCATGAAGGAGCTCTGCCTGACCGAAAACGTGCCGAGCACCTGCAAGCCCATCGCCGCGCCGATAAACCACGGTGCCGCTAGGTCGACCGTCGAACGGACGTTGCGGAAATCGAACCGCTGCGCCACTGCCACGCCGAGCGCACGGTCGTAGACGCGCAGCACAATCGGGACCTCGAGCCAGCGGTTGACCTCGGGCATGAGCCGGGGGCCCAGCATCTCCCGCAGCACGATCCCGGTTTCAATGTTGACCATGTCATTGCGGGTCAGCACGGCCACCGCACGGGCAGTGTCCACGCGTGCCGATTCCAGGGTCTGGCGCAGTGTCGCATCCCCGAAGATCACCGGCACGTCGAGGTCGGCCACCGACTCCAGGAAGGGGTTGTTGTCGTCGCGTTCGATGACTGCGACGTCGCATCCGGCGGCGGTCAAGTCACTCACGACACGGCTGCCCAGCGCGCTCAGTCCCACGACGATGATGTGGTTACGCAGATGACGCACCCGGCGGCGTCCGGCTGACCGCACGAAGCGCCGCGACAGCAGCAGATCGGCGATGAACGCGACCAGCAGCGCGGTGGTGGTCACTCCCGCGAACATCATCATCGCGGCGAACAGCCGCAGCCAGACGGGCTGTTGCAGGAAGCTGTAGTCGCCGTAACCCGTGGTCGTGATGGTCTCGGTGCTGAAATACAACGCGTCGACCCAATTCATCCCCGGGCTTTGGTAGGTATAGCGCAACAACACCGTGGAGCTGACCAGCAGCACCAAAACGGCGACCATCGTGGGATAGAAAAGCGGGTTGAGCTCGTCGCGCAGGATCCGCACAGCGTCCAGCCCCCGCCGCAGCAAAGGCCGGCTGGCACGAGTTCCGGTCGGTCGCGGAACCTTGACGCCGCGAGCAGCCACCCCCTCGGCGGTGCCGACCATCGCTGTCCAGTCGCCGGCATGCACCCGCAGATCGCGGCCGGGGCAGACCACCACCTCGTCAGAATTGGCGGAGTTTTCGCCGCGAATCACGGCCACCGGGGCCAAGTCGTCGTAAAGCTCGCGCAGCGTTGCGTCACGCGAAGCCTCGGTGCCCGCGACCACGAATTCAATGCCGGCCGCTTCGAACGGATGCGTGGTCTGGGCCAGACACGCCTCGACGATCGCCGGCGCGGCAAGGTCGGCGACGGACAGGATTGCGCCGGGCCCGTTGTCGGTGGCCACCGCTTCGCGCAGCACGTCATTGGTCATCCGCGTGACGACCCGTGCCTCCGGGTTGGCTTTCCGCGCCAACAGCGCAATTTCGAGATTCGCCGCGTCGTCGTCTCCGGCGCAGACAACGGCGGCGGCTCGTGCCACCCCGGCGTTGGCGAGATTTGTCTCGGTGTTGGCGACGTTGACGCCGGCGAGCCTGACAATGGTCGCGCCGGCGCTTTTCAGCTCCTCGACAATTGTGGTGGCGAGCGCGTCGTCCCCACTGACAATGATGTGGTCCCGCATGCTTTCCTCCGTTACTCGGGAAAGCACAAACGCGATTGCGTCATCGAAATGCGTCGGTGCGCATGAGTGCCTTTGGTTCGGCCGTTCCGCTGTGGCGTGATGTCGTCCGGCATAATCGCCTACCTTTGCCGACGCTGATGTTCCCGTAACTATAAAGCGAGCAGCGAAAACGTGCCCGGTTTGCGCGACGGGAATGTCCGTCGCCGGGTCCGTCGCGGTTATGCCTCGAAGCGATAACCCATGCCGGCCTCGGTCAGCAAATGCCGGGGCCGCGACGGGTCGTCTTCGAGTTTGCGGCGCAGCTGCGCCAAATAGACCCGCAGATAATGGGTTTCGGTAGCGTATGCCGGCCCCCACACCTCTTTGAGCAGTTCCTCACGGCCGACCAGTTTGCCGCGGTTGCGGACGAGCACCTCGAGCATGCCCCATTCGGTCGGCGTCAGGTGGACTTCGCTGCCGTTCTTGGTGACCTTCTTGGCCGCCAAATCGACTGTGAACGACGGTGTTTCGATGACAGGCTCGCCGGCCTCGGATGCGGTATTGCGCCGCACCGCGGCCCGCAACCGGGCCAGGAACTCATCCATGCCGAACGGCTTTGTGACATAGTCGTCGGCGCCGGCGTCCAGCGCCTCCACCTTGTCCGACGAATCGGTTCGGGCCGACAGGACGATCACCGGCGCGTTGAGCCAGCCGCGCAGCCCGGCCAACACCTCGATGCCGGAAATGTCTGGCAGGCCCAGGTCGAGAATCACCACGTCCGGACGATGTTCGGCGGCAGCGCGCAGCGCACCGGCACCGGTGGCTGCGGTGGTGACCTCATAGCCGCGCACCGACAGGTTGATGCGCAGCGCCCGCAGGATGTGCGGCTCGTCGTCGATGACCAGTACCCGAGTCATTTGTTGCCCTCCGGCGCCGCCAAGTCCACGACGACGGTGAGCCCGCCGCCGGGCGTGTCGGTGGCCTGGATGGTGCCGCCCATCGCCTCGACGAAACCCCGCGCCACCGACAGTCCCAGGCCCACCCCGCTGGTGTTGTCGTGATCGCCCAGCCGCTGAAAGGCTTCGAAGAGTTGTTCCGCACTGCCATGCGGGATTCCGGGCCCTTCGTCGATGACGTTGATCAGTACCCGATCACCGACTTGTCCGGCATTGACTCGTATCACGCAGTTGGGCGCGTAGCGCAACGCGTTGTCGATGAGGTTGGCCAGCACACGCTCGAGTAATCCGGCGTCGGCCATCACCACCGTGCCGCCGACGTCGACCTTGACGCGGTCGAGCGCGGACCGGAAAAACCCGGTCGCGCCCTTCCCGATGCTGACCAGAGCGCGCTGCACGGTCTCCTCCAGGTACACCCGCCGCAACTCGGGCCGAACCACTCCGGCCGCCAGACGTGACGAGTCGAGAAGGTTGCCGACCAAGGCGGTGAGATGGTCGATCGACTCCTCGATGGTGGCCAGCAATTCGGCGGTGTCCTCGGGAGAAAAGTCGATGTCCTCGGCGCGCAGGCTTGACACCGCCACTTTGGCCGCCGCCAGCGGAGTGCGCAGGTCATGGCTGACCGCGGACAACAAGGACCGGCGCAACTCGTCGGCGCGCCCAATGGCCTCCGCCCGGCTGGCGTCTTCGGCGAGCTCGCGTTGGCGGATCAGCCCGGCGGCCTGCTTGGCCACGGCGGAGAGCACCCGGCGGTCGCGGGCGGCCAGCTTGCGGCCCGTCATCAGCATCCAGAACTCGTCGTCGCCGACCTCGATTGCGGTGTCCGCCGAATCGACTGTGGTGCAAGGGTCTTTGCCTACCGAGGCGACAATGCTCGACCGGAGCTGACCGTCCTCGCTTTGTTCGCGCAGAATGCTGACTGCACGCTGTGAGTAAGTTTCTCGCACCCGTTCGAGAAGTGTCTCGAGGTCCGCGCCGCGCAGGACCGAGCCCGCGAACAGCGTCAGCAGCTCTGCCTCCTGGGATGCGCGGCCGGCTTCTCGGGCTCGTTTGGCGGCACTGTCGACCAGAACCGCGACCGCCACCGCGACCACCAGCAGCACCAGTTCCGTGACGGCCGCGTCGGGTTCGGCGATGGTGAAGCTGTGCCGTGGCGCGGTCAGGTAGTAGTTCAACAGCAGTCCGGACAGCACCGCCGAAAGCGCCGCCGGGGCAACGCCTCCCAGCATCGCGACGGCCAGCACGCCGACGAAGAACATCGCGCTTTCCCCGCTGGTGTTGAGGACCCCGTCCAGCCAGGCCAGCGTGATCGCGCAGATCGCCGACGGGACCACGATCGCCGCCAGCCATGATCCGACGCGTCGCTGCCGGGGGGAGATCGGGTTTCGCCGGTATCCCCGGTTCGATTCACCATGGGTGACGATGTGCACGTCGATCTTGCCGGACCGCTGCACGATCCGCGCGCCGATGCCCTCGTCCACGATGCGTGCCCATCGTGATCGCCGAGAGGTCCCTATCACCAGCTGGGTGGCGTTGATTTCGCGGGCGAAATCGAGCAGCGCCGTGGCGACATCGTCGCCGACCACGATGTGCATGGAGGCGTCAAGGCTGGTCGCGAGTTCACGAACCTTGCCAATGCGTGGTGCAGACGCCCCGGACAGCCCGTCGCCGCGCAACACGTGCACCACCATCAATTCGGCGCTGGACTTCGTCGCGATCCGGGATGCCCGTCGCACCAACGTTTCCG includes these proteins:
- the speD gene encoding adenosylmethionine decarboxylase, with amino-acid sequence MKWPMQTWPGSHFAGRHVLAEFSGVEPALADDADRLRDILAGALTSSGATVCGMIDKRFEPHGVTILALLAESHASIHSYPEYGAMFVDVFTCGDTADAERAVALLGQGVGASKTNVRTVFRGAGKQMLDPIAPGLSHYWQLSDVMCERHTEFQHVMIGKTAQGIGLFIDGACQSTEVSQLVYHEALLVPALLLAPQLQRVLVIGSGEGVVSQLAVAAGATHVDHVDIDREVVRLCAEHLPYGYTVPELSRAERGLGPIKMHYRDGWDFVAETVEPYDIVVLDCTDEGAEPAQHNRLYGADFLRRCKSIGGVVVSQAGCPTIWRNDGLNRSWQHFTETFHSVVYFGSDEHEWAFLSGIAGPLADPVGVMRSRLPTLRYRPRTIDAPSLAASTVPPHALRNPAR
- a CDS encoding PPE family protein, SVP subgroup; this encodes MDFGIYPPEINSGRMYAGPGAGPMLAAARAWDVLAEELYTAAASYQSVVAGLTAGPWSGPSSASMAAAAASYVTWLGATAAQAEQTAAQANAAVAAYEAAFAMTVPPPVIAANRTLLMTLVATNFFGQNTPAIAATEAQYAEMWAQDAAAMYGYAGSSASASALTPFRPPRQNTDPGGAAAQAVAVGRAAGTHAGNVQSTVSTVPQVFSAAPAAAADPADPLGTLSDLITVFLTGPANATFLFGVLPLDTLSGPVSLPIDYVGTVAGLHTDDDVSGWAGVEPWPGTAQVPPQEFPAIITNPGPIATSARAMSASLGQANAVGALSVPPTWTIEAPALRPVALISPLPETPTAAAAMADTVKFGSSTSQMGLAAMMGPAMGNTLGADTGREGRGDQTTTGQRATACSATNAGNGSAGQRNSRTVVTGIAARIRQLARLRDEGRLSDEEFTRQKDRLLGR
- a CDS encoding PPE family protein, SVP subgroup; protein product: MDFAMLPPEINSGRMYAGPGPKSLQAAATAWNALAAELSSAASSYRSVISALTAGPWSGPSSAAMAAAAAPYVTWLQTTAAQAEETAVQAKAAVAAYQEAYVSTVPPQLIAANRSRLMTLVAKNVFGQYTAAIAATEAQYAEMWAQDAAAMYGYAGSSASATALTPFTDPPQTTSPGSSGRQAAAVAHAAGTSAGNVQSTVSSVPQAFSAVPGTLQSLAAPAAAPADPLGTLSDLISIFLDAPAALATFFADIPLGTVGVVSLPLSIIGAGTGLHTDEIVSGWAGQEPWPGTGERPPTEFKGIITGPVAPAGTAPAAAASAALGEANTVGALSVPPTWTIATPAVRPVAVTLPALPEAGVGAIPAAAAAEVGSGSTLGEMALAGMAGRAMAGTLGTGGTRGKTSGTREPAPPDAAGSGEGSVIDADASESKPRTVVTGVAAELREFAKLRDEGILTDEEYTEQKNRLLGR
- a CDS encoding potassium channel protein produces the protein MRDHIIVSGDDALATTIVEELKSAGATIVRLAGVNVANTETNLANAGVARAAAVVCAGDDDAANLEIALLARKANPEARVVTRMTNDVLREAVATDNGPGAILSVADLAAPAIVEACLAQTTHPFEAAGIEFVVAGTEASRDATLRELYDDLAPVAVIRGENSANSDEVVVCPGRDLRVHAGDWTAMVGTAEGVAARGVKVPRPTGTRASRPLLRRGLDAVRILRDELNPLFYPTMVAVLVLLVSSTVLLRYTYQSPGMNWVDALYFSTETITTTGYGDYSFLQQPVWLRLFAAMMMFAGVTTTALLVAFIADLLLSRRFVRSAGRRRVRHLRNHIIVVGLSALGSRVVSDLTAAGCDVAVIERDDNNPFLESVADLDVPVIFGDATLRQTLESARVDTARAVAVLTRNDMVNIETGIVLREMLGPRLMPEVNRWLEVPIVLRVYDRALGVAVAQRFDFRNVRSTVDLAAPWFIGAAMGLQVLGTFSVRQSSFMVGGMHVAAGSELDGLQMFEMSTQTRVIAITRPDESVTLHPRRDARLRAGDTVYLVGPYRELLATLRKGQPPPPPAAGTGAGENRPRKDEELETSRR
- a CDS encoding response regulator, producing the protein MTRVLVIDDEPHILRALRINLSVRGYEVTTAATGAGALRAAAEHRPDVVILDLGLPDISGIEVLAGLRGWLNAPVIVLSARTDSSDKVEALDAGADDYVTKPFGMDEFLARLRAAVRRNTASEAGEPVIETPSFTVDLAAKKVTKNGSEVHLTPTEWGMLEVLVRNRGKLVGREELLKEVWGPAYATETHYLRVYLAQLRRKLEDDPSRPRHLLTEAGMGYRFEA
- a CDS encoding sensor histidine kinase, translating into MTTLVDDDHVSVVDHRRKRGELRIYLGAAPGVGKTYAMLSEAHRRLERGTDLVAAVVETHGRRKVAELLEGIETIPRRTIEYRGSRFTELDVPAVLARNPQVVLVDELAHTNVPGSKNQKRWQDVEELLDAGITVISTVNIQHLESLNDVVAQITGIVQQETVPDSVVRQAAQIELIDITPEALRRRLSHGNVYAPEKIDAALSNYFRSGNLTALRELALLWLADQVDAALAKYRAEKRITDTWEARERVVVAVTGGPESETLVRRASRIATKSSAELMVVHVLRGDGLSGASAPRIGKVRELATSLDASMHIVVGDDVATALLDFAREINATQLVIGTSRRSRWARIVDEGIGARIVQRSGKIDVHIVTHGESNRGYRRNPISPRQRRVGSWLAAIVVPSAICAITLAWLDGVLNTSGESAMFFVGVLAVAMLGGVAPAALSAVLSGLLLNYYLTAPRHSFTIAEPDAAVTELVLLVVAVAVAVLVDSAAKRAREAGRASQEAELLTLFAGSVLRGADLETLLERVRETYSQRAVSILREQSEDGQLRSSIVASVGKDPCTTVDSADTAIEVGDDEFWMLMTGRKLAARDRRVLSAVAKQAAGLIRQRELAEDASRAEAIGRADELRRSLLSAVSHDLRTPLAAAKVAVSSLRAEDIDFSPEDTAELLATIEESIDHLTALVGNLLDSSRLAAGVVRPELRRVYLEETVQRALVSIGKGATGFFRSALDRVKVDVGGTVVMADAGLLERVLANLIDNALRYAPNCVIRVNAGQVGDRVLINVIDEGPGIPHGSAEQLFEAFQRLGDHDNTSGVGLGLSVARGFVEAMGGTIQATDTPGGGLTVVVDLAAPEGNK